GCGTCCGGGGGCAGGGGAGCGAACAGGTCTCCCTCCAGCACGCTCACGCGCTCGGCGACGTTCAGGGCCTGCGCGTTCTCCCGCGCCAGCGCGCACGCGTCCTTCGACAGGTCCGTGGCCAGCACCGTCGCCTGGGGCCGCTCCGCCGCCACGCTGATGGCGATGCAGCCGGAGCCCGTGCACACGTCCAGCACGCGGCTGGGCGCGTCCCTGGGCACCGCGTGCAGCACCGCCTCCACCAGCAGCTCCGTCTCCGGCCGGGGGATGAGCACGCGCGCGTCCACCTTGAACGGGCGGTTGTAGAACTCCTTCGTGCCCGTCAGGTAGTTCGTGGGCTCGCCCGCGAGCCTGCGCTCGATGAGCGCCTTGAAGGCCGCGAGCTCGTCCTTCGACAGGGGCCGGTCCAGGTCCACGTACAGGCGCACCCGGCCCGTCTTGAGCACGTACGCCAGGAGGATTTCCGCCGTGAGCCGGGGCGCGTCCACTCCGCGCTTCTCGAAGTGGCCCGTCGTCCAGGTGAGGATCCGGCGGATGGTCCAGACGTCGCTCATGACTCGCTGGGGGGCCGCCCGCCGCCCGTCTGCGCCTTGAGGGCCTCCGCCTGGTAGTGCGTGCGGCAGGCGGTGATCACTTCGTCCACGTTGCCCACCATGATGGCCGGCAGGTTGTGCACGGTGAGGCCGATGCGGTGGTCGGTGAGCCGGTCCTGCGGGAAGTTGTACGTGCGGATCTTCTCGCTGCGGTCGCCGGTGCCCACCTGGCCGCGGCGCATGGAGTCGCGCTCGTTGCGGATGCGCTCCTGCTCGATCTCGTAGAGCTTCGCGCGCAGCATGCGCATGGCCATGGCGCGGTTCTTCCCCTGGCTCTTCTCCTGCTGGCACTTCACCACGATGCCGGACGGCTTGTGGATGAGGCGCACCGCGGAGTCCGTGGTGTTGACGCTCTGGCCGCCGGAGCCCGTGGAGCGCATCACCTGCATCTCGATGTCCGCCGGGTTCACCTGCACGTCCACGTCCTCCGCCTCCGGCATCACCGACACGGTGATGGTGGAGGTGTGGATGCGCCCTTGGGTCTCCGTGGCCGGCACGCGCTGGACCCGGTGGACGCCGGACTCGTACTTCAGGTTGCTGAACACCGCGTCGCCGGACAGCGTCACCGTGGCGTCCTTCACGCCGCCGGCGTTGCCCGCGCTCATGTCCAGGATGTCCGCCTTCCAGCCCCGGCGGTCCGCGTAGCGCAGGTACATCTGCATGACCTCTTCGGCGAAGAGAGCCGCCTCGTCGCCGCCCGCGCCCGCGCGGATCTCCAGGATGACGTTCTTCTCGTCATTGGGGTCCTTGGGCAGCAGGAGGATCTTCAGCGAGGCCTCCAGCTCGTCGCGCTGCGCCTTCAGGCCGGGCAGGGCCTCCTTGGCGTAGGCCTTCTCGTCGGGATCGGCGCTGGAAAGCCAGGCCTCCACCTCGTCCAGGTCCGCCAGCACCTTGCGGTAGGCGCGGAAGGTCTCGACGAGCTTCTCCAGCCCGGCGCGCTCCTTGGACACCTTCTGGAGCTTCGCCGTATCGGCGAGGATATCGGGGTTCGACAGGTCGGCCGTGAGCCGCTCGAAACGGCGCTCGACCTCTTCCAGTTTGTCAATCATGCGTGGTTCCCGGGGCGTCTTGCCCCGTTGGGCGCCCCGTGGCAAGGGCCGAGGGCGTCAAGGAAAACCTTGGCCGTATGGGCAGCGGCATGTAAGAACGGCCCCCGTCGCCGCCCGGTGCGGCTTGAATCACGCTCAACACGGAGTCCTTCCACATGGCCGCACAGAAGGGGAATCGTTCCAAGAAGAAGCTGAAGAACCGCGCCAAGACCCGGAAGGCGCAGCTGAAGCGCCGCCGCACGCGCTTCAAGCGCGGCCAGCGCAACAACAAGTAGTCCTGGCAGCTACTGCCCCCCTCTCACACTGGAGGAGGGGGGCGGCTGGCTCCCTGCTCCCTCTGCCTCCAACGCCGGGAGCATCCGCTCCAGCCCCAGCGACCCCTGCGACGCGGTGCGCAGCAGCGTCATCACCCCATCGGCCTCGGCACCCGTGACGGGCACCGGCTGGACGGGGAACTCGGGGTAGCGGTCGGTCCTGAGGGGCAGCACGTCACTGGACACATAACCCGTGGAGTCGAAGCGCGCCCGCCACAGGACGCTGCGCTTGTCCCGGGGGTTCCAGTTCCCGCCGAACACGAAGTTGCCCAGCGAGTAGAGCACCGGCCTGCCCTGGTACAGCTCCATGGACTGGAGCACGTGCGGGTGGCTGCCCAGCACCCCCGCCGCCCCCGCGTCGATGGCCGCGTGCGCCAGGCGCACCTGGTACGGCTCCGGCGTGGTGTTGCCCTCGATGCCCCAGTGGAAGAAGGGGAGCACCAGGTCCGCCTGGGCCTTCGCCTGGGCGATGTCCTCGCGCAGCATCCGCTCCATCTCCTCCACGTCGGAGAAGTGCCCGGCCACGCCCGGCGTGGTGTCCGTGGCGTAGACCTCCCGGGGCTCGATGTTGCGCGTGCCCAGGAAGAAGTAGCCCAGGAACGCGACCTTCAGGCCTCCCACGGTGAGGATGGCGGGACGGCGCGCCTCCGCCAGGGTGCGGCCGGCGCCGAAGTAAGGGATGCGCGCGGCCTCCAGGGCGGTGAGGGTGTCCAGCAGCCCCTGCGCGCCGTAGTCCATCATGTGGTTGTTGGCCAGGCTCACCACGCCCACGCGGCCCGCGGTGAGCACGTTCACCAGCTCCGGCCGCGCGCGGAAGTTGAAGTTCTTGGGCAGCTTCACCGTGCTGTCCGTGTACGGGCACTCCAGGTTCACGACGAACAAGTCGCCGGAGTCCACGATGGGCATCACCTCGCGGAAGCCGTACGCGAACATCTCCTCGCGCGTCCTCCCCTTGGCCACCTGATCATCGAAGTACTCCTCGTAGTGGTAGCCCACCGTCACGTCGCCGCCCACCACCAGCGTCACCGGGCGGGCGGGGGCTGGAGGGGCCGGCTGCCGAGCGGGATGTCCGGTTTCGGACCCGGCCGGCGCGGCCTCTGGAGGCGGGGCTTCCGTGGCGGCGACAGGCTCCAGCCCCGGGGGAGGGGAGGCGGGCGTCACGGGGCGGGGATGGCAGGCGGAAAGCGACAGCAGGAGCAGCAGGGCGGCGTGGCGCATGGGCAAGGGGAAACTCTACCTTGCACGGGGAAACGCGCGACGCGTAGATTGCC
The sequence above is drawn from the Corallococcus sp. NCRR genome and encodes:
- the prmC gene encoding peptide chain release factor N(5)-glutamine methyltransferase, whose product is MSDVWTIRRILTWTTGHFEKRGVDAPRLTAEILLAYVLKTGRVRLYVDLDRPLSKDELAAFKALIERRLAGEPTNYLTGTKEFYNRPFKVDARVLIPRPETELLVEAVLHAVPRDAPSRVLDVCTGSGCIAISVAAERPQATVLATDLSKDACALARENAQALNVAERVSVLEGDLFAPLPPDATFRVVVSNPPYIDSGDIAGLSPEVRREPRLALDGGPDGLVALRRVIQGARRVLEPGGLLALEMGETQGSAVLELLRAAGYSDARVEKDLERRERMAFGTQPAA
- the prfA gene encoding peptide chain release factor 1: MIDKLEEVERRFERLTADLSNPDILADTAKLQKVSKERAGLEKLVETFRAYRKVLADLDEVEAWLSSADPDEKAYAKEALPGLKAQRDELEASLKILLLPKDPNDEKNVILEIRAGAGGDEAALFAEEVMQMYLRYADRRGWKADILDMSAGNAGGVKDATVTLSGDAVFSNLKYESGVHRVQRVPATETQGRIHTSTITVSVMPEAEDVDVQVNPADIEMQVMRSTGSGGQSVNTTDSAVRLIHKPSGIVVKCQQEKSQGKNRAMAMRMLRAKLYEIEQERIRNERDSMRRGQVGTGDRSEKIRTYNFPQDRLTDHRIGLTVHNLPAIMVGNVDEVITACRTHYQAEALKAQTGGGRPPSES
- a CDS encoding CapA family protein — protein: MRHAALLLLLSLSACHPRPVTPASPPPGLEPVAATEAPPPEAAPAGSETGHPARQPAPPAPARPVTLVVGGDVTVGYHYEEYFDDQVAKGRTREEMFAYGFREVMPIVDSGDLFVVNLECPYTDSTVKLPKNFNFRARPELVNVLTAGRVGVVSLANNHMMDYGAQGLLDTLTALEAARIPYFGAGRTLAEARRPAILTVGGLKVAFLGYFFLGTRNIEPREVYATDTTPGVAGHFSDVEEMERMLREDIAQAKAQADLVLPFFHWGIEGNTTPEPYQVRLAHAAIDAGAAGVLGSHPHVLQSMELYQGRPVLYSLGNFVFGGNWNPRDKRSVLWRARFDSTGYVSSDVLPLRTDRYPEFPVQPVPVTGAEADGVMTLLRTASQGSLGLERMLPALEAEGAGSQPPPSSSVRGGQ